GAGTATCCACTTCCTAAAAGTGACAAGAAGTTCAACTTTGTGAATAGTGTTGGGCTCCGATACGAAGCTGAATGTGTACGTCAGTGCCTGATGAAAGGTAAGCCTTAAGCACGAGCAACTTCTGaatcaatttattttgtgttgatGCGATACTTTGAAACCCCTATAAATATTTTCTTATTTAGCGAATGCAATAAGTTAACTTGATAATAATCCAACAAAACTCATGATGGACAATCATTgctttattatcattattattattattaaaaacaaggtGACATTAGATGGATTgctatgacgtcattgaccgccatcttagaaacaaacaaacaaacaaacaaacaatcggAAAGTGCACGCGTCCGCACTGGGCACGACTCTTAGCCAATGACAGTCTTTCACACAGGCACATTTAATCAACGATAGCGGctaatgcaaggggtctattgctGATGAACTCCCTCATGTTGATACAAGTCAGAACTAAGCAGCTACTTTGGTGATAAGAGCAAAGTTGAATAGTCTACAGTCAGACATGGATCCAACTACAACCAAATCTGTTTCAAGACACTTCATGCAAGTAAAGGTTTTCTGTTTTACCAACAGGTCACAAAGAATGTCCGATCATCAGTCACAAGGAGAGTCTCTTAGTGGCTGAGATTCTTACTAAAGCTCGTCATGATCTTGGATATCATCTAGCTGAGGATAAGGAGTAAAAATTGTTACCACGTAATAAACAATTTCAGTTTCAAACTTTATTCTGAGACACATGGTTCTCTGATGAAAAATGGCTGTAATTCTTAAATGTGTTTACAGTTACAAACTTTttggacaaaaatttaaaagtttgatACTCAATTGAATTTGATAAAATTCTTAACATATTCAATAATTATAAAGACACTAACTAGAAAATGTTACAGAGAGGTATATTGGTTAATACACACTCTTGTGTAATAAACCGGGTCAGAATTTGTGTTTTGAGCTAGATACAACAACCCTTTAAAGGGAGTTTACACTGTTTTTCATtactataaaaaataatgaccttaaaaacttacttggtaaagatcaCTGGAGGCCATCTGTTATAAAGCTATGTCAGAAATGACACTCTTTTAAGTtggtttttggggttgaacaaagaattgactagagtgggattcgaacaaacgacctccggattaacgtgccggcgctctaccaactgagctacgtgccggcgctctaccaactgagctatctaggctagatagctcagttggtagagcaccggtacGTTAagccggaggtcgttggttcgaatcccactctagtcaattctttgttcaaccccaaaaatcatttacaaatttacccagtcagtttcccttgtggtttattttgatACTCTTTTAAGTTCTGCATCTTTAGAAAAAGAGGTTGTTCACAAAAagaattgaatctgagaaaggcatCGGCAACGTGGAATTGTCAATAATTTACTTTCCAACACATCAATACAAGAAGCTATCCATCCAATGCTACACCAATAATAAAtggtttcaaatcctaattaataaataaaatcaattaaatttctgatttatttCATAGAGAAACCAATTATAAACTTTGGGTGGCCCGGGTCACCAAACCCTACTATATAAAAGAGTTGGTAACAATGCTGAAATCTCAAGATCACCTTTATAACGTTATCCCCGACCTTTGTAGCTTTGCCTTTGTTAAGATAGCCTTGTAATACACTGGTCATCAACTCATCAAATCAAAGTATACATTCTTCAAGAACAACGAAAGTTAACACAGTGTAGACAAACAGGCATATGAGTGGATCATTTCACTTGGTAAAACTGGTTTCTATCTCCACTAATCATTGTCTACACTCAGTGTGTGAGACTATCATTGGACTCTGCGCAGAATATGTTATGATAGACTAACATTGGACTCTGCGCAAATATTTTGTGATGAAtttacaccaagtgtgaattcATTGTATTATGCAAAGAAATATTGCCTCATTATattattgataaaaaatattCTTAGAGTGAAAATATATTTCAAGAATTAGCTTAAAGCTTGAaagtctttctttttttctgaatttatatatatatacttgAAAATTTCATAATCAAATacagttttatattttgttacaaTATACAACTCGAGCCTATGAGTAGAATAAATCAAAGCACTGAAACTATAACAATATTGTGCGTTGTCAAACTTAATGGTGTGTAAATGATCAACGATGTAGGAATACAAGATGCATAGAGAATATTGATTCAaataatacataataataaataataataacccgtttttatatagtgcttttcacacccgggggcatcccaaagcgcttcacattattacccctggtcactgggccttaaatcactccttaaaccatctcagctccctggtggggagtatacagccttgtgcaacattaatatgcgctactcggctaaatcaaccacaagaaccatctctgccctcgcaggtacccatttacccctgggtggagagaagcaattatagttaagtgtcttgctcagggacacaagtttcacgaccgggattcgaacccacactctgctgaacagaagcaccagagcttgagttcggtgttcttatccactcggccacgacacccctgTCTGGGTTTATTACTGATTAACCCGCAGTTTCACCCTTTGAAAAACATCATATGCCATCACATTGGGGTACAGTTTGCATTACACATGATAAGAAATTAATCTGGAATGTACTTTCAAACATTCAAAGTGTTCCTGACTGTCCAGAGGGTCCACAAAAGCTGAAAACAATTAGTGCATTTCTGCTTTCTggcttttttatttaaaaaaaaagaaattagctATTTTATTCTGTGAATGGACCAGAGGGAACTCACTATAACGAATTACTTGTTACATTTTCATCTCCTTCTAAGTAATATCCCATTTGATGACGTAAAGTTTCCACCATCTCAGCCATGAATAAGCTGTCTGCATGGCTTACTATAGGACATTCTTTCAAACCTGTCAATCAAAAAAGTTAAAATAGAAATGTTGAGTTTAAACAGTTGGCTGTTATAACTTAGAAGTATCACTCCAACTCTCACTCCACAAAATTACAGGCCAAGTACATTTGAAATCCAAAGTAGTTATACATATTTTTAGTCCCTTTGAAAAAGTCAGTAAGAGAAAATACTAATCCGGAAAACTATTATTTTTGTACACCATTCCGACAGCCTatttattttctgctttaaaggcagtggacactattggtaattactcaaaataattattagcataaaaccttacttggtaacaagtaatggggagaggttggtagtataaaacattgtgagaaacggctccctctgaagtggagtagttttcgagaaagaagtaattttccacgaatttgatttcgagacctcaagtttagaacttgaggtctcaaaatcaaccatctaaacgcacacagcttcgtgtgacatgggggtttttctttcattattgtctcgcaagttcgatgaccgattgagctcaaattttcacaggtttgttatttcatgcatatgttgacatgcaccaaatgagaagactggtctttgacaattactaatagtgtccactgtctttaaagctaaAATTAATCAGCCCCTCCTTAAGAAACACTATGCTTACCTTTTATAATGCACTGCCTAACTGCCTCGGCCTCGTACCTCATACCCACAGCATTGGGATAGTTTTGATGATAAGAACTCTTCATCAATGGAAACTCTAATATTTCAGTCTTTTCATTGATGTCAAAAACTGTACTGCCTTCCTCTGCTACGTAAGTTGATATTTCTAGTTTGGTCGGACACCAGAAGGGATTTTTAATCTGAGAAtaggaagaaacaaaaaaataggtTATGTccttgacgtttcgaccctagcagtgtCTTTACTCAAGTGTTCAAAAATGTTCATTTGTTTGTCTTGatgtgtcgtggctgagtggtcCAGCGCAACGGACTCAGTCTCTGATtgccagagtgtgggttcgttcGAAACAGTGAGACCTttccagctcttttcagagccaacaccccTCAACAAGAGATTGCATGCACGGTTGTACCCTCAAGTTTACTAAATAGTTTTACTTCTTAAATTTCTGCTTGATTGTCACATGTTATAATTGAGTCTTGTGAAAGTAGATGGTTAAATGAAAAGACACAGACTTACCTTAATATGCCCTTTTAATCCTTGTATATTGAGCTCATTGGGTAGTTTGGTATCCATACTAACACTGAGCGTTGCAATGCCTTTATTAGGAAACTGCAGTGTCATAACACACATTTCATCAACACCTACGTGTGTGGAGAGTtcacaacaaaaattattaataaCTTGAAACATAGTTTACCATCAAAACTTCTTGGATGAAAATGAAACAATAGATGTTTTAATAAATCTCTGTGAGATGATCTCCATAGGCAACTAAGCCGGTCCATTTCTGTGATTTTAACACCAAGTTTGTGACATAGCAATCAGTaaagaaaataatgttttggTTTCTTCATTTAAACTGAGCTAATTTTACCTGTTTTGCCGAGGGTTCCTGTGGCTGAGTAAGAAACGGGCCTCTCACCAAAGATCATTAATGCAAGATTCAATGGGTACACACCCATGTCCATAACGGCCCCGCCTCCACACTCTGAAAATAAGCAAATATAAAGCAGTCAAAGTTTGAAATGGAGTGATTACATCATTCTCTACTCTGTGAATCCTTTATTTCTGAAAAAAGCCAAGCAATGTAATGTGatgtaaataaatgtattgtGCAATATGAATAAATTCAaaagtttacaaataattttgtttaataagcaCACTAGACTTCAAGATCAATAACCTGGTTTAAGCCTCACTAGATCTTCAAGTAAATGTTGTCTatcttaaagacctgcttgaacgaaaatgtcaagtc
This genomic stretch from Asterias amurensis chromosome 9, ASM3211899v1 harbors:
- the LOC139942171 gene encoding trans-1,2-dihydrobenzene-1,2-diol dehydrogenase-like, with the translated sequence MKLRWGICGSGLIANDFLVGLSTLPPEDHSVVAIAETWTPETAQELAKKFHIDAVYEKFTDVAEDPNIDIVYIAVLNQAHLPLCKLFLTHHKNVLCEKPLGLNKNQSRQIIQLAKDNNVFFMEGWWSRFFPAAASLRDTIADDVIGQVKFMQCTMGFAMSTKDRICRKECGGGAVMDMGVYPLNLALMIFGERPVSYSATGTLGKTGVDEMCVMTLQFPNKGIATLSVSMDTKLPNELNIQGLKGHIKIKNPFWCPTKLEISTYVAEEGSTVFDINEKTEILEFPLMKSSYHQNYPNAVGMRYEAEAVRQCIIKGLKECPIVSHADSLFMAEMVETLRHQMGYYLEGDENVTSNSL